One Phaseolus vulgaris cultivar G19833 chromosome 2, P. vulgaris v2.0, whole genome shotgun sequence DNA window includes the following coding sequences:
- the LOC137809035 gene encoding uncharacterized protein translates to MSVEVFEDHSPDVDIMFTKGDLRDVVPHDNDPIVISLVTAGRTVHRVLVNQGNSADVMFWPTFEKLQLSPDQLRPFGGCLYGFAGDQVEVRGYIELRTTFTDGLASRTEKIMYLVVNAPSAYNILLGRPTLNRTGDVPSTRNMKVKLPSMEGMIITVCFN, encoded by the coding sequence ATGTCAGTGGAAgtctttgaggatcactcgcccgacgtggacatcatgttcaccaagggggacctaagggacgtggtgcctcacgacaacgaccctattgtaatctcgcttgtcacggcgggaaggaccgtccaccgggtgctggtcaACCAAGGAAActcagcagatgtgatgttttggccaactTTTGAGAAGTTACAACTGTCCCCTGATCAACTAAGACCAtttgggggctgcttgtacggttttgccggcgaccaagtggaggtgagggggtatatcgagctgaggacgaccttcactgacggcttagcctcacgaacggagaagaTCATGTATCTTGTTGTGAACGCCCCGTCAGCGTACAACATACTgctgggaaggccaacgctcaacagaacaggagatgtgccttcgacaaggaacatgaaggtcaagctgccgtctatggagggcaTGATCATCACTGTTTGCTTCAActag